One Numida meleagris isolate 19003 breed g44 Domestic line chromosome 6, NumMel1.0, whole genome shotgun sequence genomic region harbors:
- the SAV1 gene encoding protein salvador homolog 1 isoform X2, whose translation MLSRKKTRTELSKPGEVQGKYVKKETSPLLRNLMPSFIRHGPTIPRRTDVCPPEPSPSAYGSGGDGAVSRNQSFLRAPVQRPPHEITRRESNRLSAPSYFARSLADVAREYGSSSQSFLTEPNSVMENGDGGARCYYYDHFYDAQRRRQLNDRLHEDYRYYEHSGDLFQRMSHNHGRRTSGIGRVAATSLGNLTNHSSEDLPLPPGWSVDWTIRGRKYYIDHNTNTTHWSHPLEREGLPPGWERVESAEFGVYYVDHINKRAQYKHPCAPSVPRYDQPPPVTYQPQQAERSQPLLVPANPYHTAEIPDWLQVYARAPVKYDHILKWELFQLADLDTYQGMLKLLFMKELERIVKLYEAYRQALLTELEHRKQRQQWYAQQHGKNF comes from the exons atgCTGTCGCGGAAGAAGACGCGGACGGAGCTCTCGAAGCCGGGCGAGGTGCAGGGGAAATACGTGAAGAAGGAGACCAGCCCGCTGCTCCGCA ATCTGATGCCTTCCTTCATCCGTCACGGTCCGACCATTCCAAGACGAACTGATGTCTGTCCTCCCGAGCCGAGCCCTTCTGCGTACGGCTCCGGTGGAGATGGAGCTGTTTCCAGAAACCAGAGTTTCCTTCGAGCGCCGGTGCAGAGGCCGCCGCATGAAATAACGAGGCGCGAAAGCAACAGACTGTCTGCACCTTCCTACTTCGCTCGGAGTTTAGCCGACGTTGCTAGAGAATATGGCTCTTCCTCCCAGTCCTTTTTGACAGAACCTAATTCCGTTATGGAAAACGGAGATGGCGGCGCGCGCTGTTACTATTACGATCACTTCTACGATGCCCAGAGGAGACGTCAGTTAAATGATCGCTTGCACGAGGACTACAGGTATTACGAGCACAGCGGTGATCTTTTCCAGAGGATGTCCCACAACCACGGGCGGCGCACCTCAG GCATCGGGAGAGTTGCTGCTACGTCTCTAGGAAATCTAACAAATCATAGCTCTGAAGACTTACCTCTGCCCCCCGGCTGGTCGGTGGACTGGACTATTAGAGGAAGGAAGTACTACATCGACCACAACACCAACACAACGCATTGGAGCCATCCCCTGGAGCGGGAGGGGCTGCCACCAGGCTGGGAGAGGGTTGAGTCAGCAGAATTTGGAGTGTATTATGTGGATCACATCAATAAAAGAGCTCAATACAAACATCCTTGCGCTCCCAG CGTTCCCCGTTACGACCAGCCTCCCCCGGTGACTTACCAGCCCCAGCAGGCGGAGAGAAGCCAGCCCCTCCTCGTCCCTGCAAACCCCTACCACACCGCAGAGATTCCAGACTGGCTGCAGGTCTACGCCAGGGCTCCCGTCAA GTACGACCACATCCTGAAGTGGGAGCTGTTCCAGCTGGCGGACCTGGACACGTACCAGGGCATGCTGAAGCTGCTCTTCATGAAGGAGCTGGAGCGCATCGTGAAGCTGTACGAGGCCTACAGGCAGGCTCTGCTCACCGAGCTGGAGCACCGCAAGCAGCGGCAGCAGTGGTACGCCCAGCAGCACGGCAAGAACTTCTGA
- the SAV1 gene encoding protein salvador homolog 1 isoform X3, translating to MLSRKKTRTELSKPGEVQGKYVKKETSPLLRNLMPSFIRHGPTIPRRTDVCPPEPSPSAYGSGGDGAVSRNQSFLRAPVQRPPHEITRRESNRLSAPSYFARSLADVAREYGSSSQSFLTEPNSVMENGDGGARCYYYDHFYDAQRRRQLNDRLHEDYRYYEHSGDLFQRMSHNHGRRTSGIGRVAATSLGNLTNHSSEDLPLPPGWSVDWTIRGRKYYIDHNTNTTHWSHPLEREGLPPGWERVESAEFGVYYVDHINKRAQYKHPCAPSVPRYDQPPPVTYQPQQAERSQPLLVPANPYHTAEIPDWLQVYARAPVKQKA from the exons atgCTGTCGCGGAAGAAGACGCGGACGGAGCTCTCGAAGCCGGGCGAGGTGCAGGGGAAATACGTGAAGAAGGAGACCAGCCCGCTGCTCCGCA ATCTGATGCCTTCCTTCATCCGTCACGGTCCGACCATTCCAAGACGAACTGATGTCTGTCCTCCCGAGCCGAGCCCTTCTGCGTACGGCTCCGGTGGAGATGGAGCTGTTTCCAGAAACCAGAGTTTCCTTCGAGCGCCGGTGCAGAGGCCGCCGCATGAAATAACGAGGCGCGAAAGCAACAGACTGTCTGCACCTTCCTACTTCGCTCGGAGTTTAGCCGACGTTGCTAGAGAATATGGCTCTTCCTCCCAGTCCTTTTTGACAGAACCTAATTCCGTTATGGAAAACGGAGATGGCGGCGCGCGCTGTTACTATTACGATCACTTCTACGATGCCCAGAGGAGACGTCAGTTAAATGATCGCTTGCACGAGGACTACAGGTATTACGAGCACAGCGGTGATCTTTTCCAGAGGATGTCCCACAACCACGGGCGGCGCACCTCAG GCATCGGGAGAGTTGCTGCTACGTCTCTAGGAAATCTAACAAATCATAGCTCTGAAGACTTACCTCTGCCCCCCGGCTGGTCGGTGGACTGGACTATTAGAGGAAGGAAGTACTACATCGACCACAACACCAACACAACGCATTGGAGCCATCCCCTGGAGCGGGAGGGGCTGCCACCAGGCTGGGAGAGGGTTGAGTCAGCAGAATTTGGAGTGTATTATGTGGATCACATCAATAAAAGAGCTCAATACAAACATCCTTGCGCTCCCAG CGTTCCCCGTTACGACCAGCCTCCCCCGGTGACTTACCAGCCCCAGCAGGCGGAGAGAAGCCAGCCCCTCCTCGTCCCTGCAAACCCCTACCACACCGCAGAGATTCCAGACTGGCTGCAGGTCTACGCCAGGGCTCCCGTCAA